Proteins found in one Nocardia brasiliensis ATCC 700358 genomic segment:
- a CDS encoding CHAT domain-containing protein translates to MTAQPTVLVRMADAGDVYMSWRWPDGTAARGAAMLPGEAVLDAVRRLTDALPHPEQPGGLEHAMTSGPFAALDTEYLVAQALSRALLPQGLAAQLYELYRQGVRPHIRLQPSPRVAQVPWELLAPAPDLRLIDIADISLLAPAGIVQAPGRTARSWARTRREPVVAVLDPRVPGFRADSILGSVLGRMPEDAPLTRRIADYAAQGRLQPTVGAPTEIFRRTDLDRTWLSATLRAGASRLVYVGHVTAAPPESGQSEAARLHLACTADTLGFAAPDRTHRPLSAKDFLLGTHTLTAEPGNGRDLWPIPSRVALIACESGGDLRFTEALGLTAAMINGGAELVTASRWPLPTDLAFHRIAGAPPDAHPLQQAICAIDAAHEAEDPVTALAEWQRAQLNRWRSDGAIEHSPLLWSAFATLRA, encoded by the coding sequence ATGACGGCACAGCCGACGGTCCTGGTGCGCATGGCGGACGCGGGCGATGTATACATGTCCTGGCGCTGGCCCGACGGCACCGCGGCGCGTGGCGCGGCCATGCTGCCCGGCGAAGCGGTGCTCGACGCGGTCCGACGACTGACCGATGCGCTCCCACACCCGGAACAGCCGGGCGGGCTGGAACATGCCATGACATCCGGCCCGTTCGCCGCGCTCGATACCGAATACCTGGTCGCCCAGGCGCTTTCCCGTGCACTGCTCCCGCAGGGACTCGCCGCCCAGCTGTACGAGCTGTATCGGCAAGGCGTTCGGCCGCATATCCGCCTGCAACCGTCGCCGCGGGTGGCGCAGGTGCCGTGGGAACTCCTCGCACCGGCACCCGACCTGCGCCTGATCGATATCGCCGACATCAGCCTGCTGGCTCCGGCCGGTATCGTGCAGGCGCCGGGCCGCACCGCCCGCAGCTGGGCTCGGACGCGGCGCGAACCCGTTGTCGCCGTGCTCGATCCGCGCGTTCCCGGCTTCCGCGCGGACTCGATCCTCGGCTCGGTGCTCGGCCGGATGCCCGAGGACGCCCCACTCACCCGGCGTATCGCCGACTACGCGGCGCAGGGTCGCCTGCAGCCCACAGTTGGTGCGCCGACCGAGATCTTCCGCCGCACCGACCTCGATCGCACCTGGCTCAGTGCGACCCTGCGCGCGGGCGCGAGCAGGCTCGTCTACGTCGGCCATGTCACCGCCGCGCCGCCCGAGTCGGGCCAGAGCGAAGCCGCGCGACTCCATCTGGCCTGCACCGCGGACACACTCGGTTTCGCCGCACCCGATCGCACCCATCGGCCGTTGTCCGCCAAGGACTTCCTGCTCGGCACCCACACGCTGACCGCGGAACCCGGGAACGGCCGGGATCTTTGGCCCATCCCCAGCCGGGTCGCGCTGATCGCCTGCGAGAGCGGCGGCGACCTGCGTTTCACCGAGGCGCTCGGCCTGACCGCGGCCATGATCAACGGCGGCGCCGAGTTGGTGACGGCGAGCCGCTGGCCACTGCCCACCGATCTCGCCTTCCACCGGATCGCCGGCGCCCCGCCGGACGCCCATCCGCTCCAGCAGGCGATCTGCGCGATCGACGCGGCGCACGAAGCCGAGGACCCGGTCACCGCGCTCGCCGAATGGCAACGCGCGCAATTGAACCGCTGGCGCAGCGACGGCGCGATCGAGCACTCGCCGCTGCTCTGGTCGGCCTTCGCCACGCTGCGCGCTTAA